In a genomic window of Verrucomicrobiota bacterium:
- a CDS encoding glycosyltransferase, giving the protein MSGVTTMPLVSVVLPVFNAAGTLPAAVASIQRQTLADWELLVVEDGSVDGTLGIAMGLARCDSRIRVLPQAHGGIVAALQRGMSEARGTFIARMDADDVSHPNRLQTQAAFLQAHAEIGLVSCLVAYGGERAANEGYALHVDWLNTVCTPAAIRLNRFVESPLAHPSVMFRRDLLAQHGGYAAGDFPEDYELWLRWLEAGVGMAKVPEILLTWQDGAQRLSRTDARYGYEAFYALKAHYLAREVQRLLSGRDLWIWGAGRPTRVRAEQLTGHGMRISGYIDIDPRKAGRRFQGRVTVLPPDIPARETAFVAGYVAKRGARELIRAQLCARGFVEGRDFLMAA; this is encoded by the coding sequence ATGTCAGGTGTCACTACCATGCCGTTGGTATCGGTGGTGTTGCCCGTGTTCAATGCGGCGGGGACGCTGCCGGCCGCCGTCGCCAGCATCCAGCGGCAGACGCTGGCGGACTGGGAGTTGTTGGTGGTGGAGGATGGTTCCGTAGATGGCACCCTGGGAATTGCCATGGGCTTGGCGCGCTGCGATTCGCGGATTCGGGTCCTGCCACAGGCGCATGGGGGCATTGTCGCGGCGCTGCAGCGCGGCATGAGCGAAGCGCGCGGAACATTCATCGCGCGCATGGATGCGGACGATGTCTCGCATCCGAACCGGTTGCAAACGCAGGCGGCCTTTCTCCAGGCCCATGCCGAGATCGGCCTGGTGAGTTGCCTGGTGGCGTATGGTGGGGAACGGGCGGCGAACGAGGGATACGCGTTGCATGTGGATTGGCTCAACACGGTTTGTACTCCGGCGGCGATTCGCCTGAACCGCTTTGTGGAATCCCCGCTGGCGCATCCTTCGGTCATGTTTCGTCGCGACCTGCTCGCGCAGCACGGCGGTTATGCCGCAGGAGATTTCCCCGAGGATTACGAGTTGTGGCTCCGCTGGCTGGAGGCGGGGGTGGGTATGGCCAAGGTGCCGGAAATACTGCTGACTTGGCAGGATGGCGCACAGCGGCTTTCACGCACGGATGCGCGTTATGGTTACGAGGCGTTTTACGCGCTTAAAGCCCATTACCTGGCCCGGGAAGTCCAGCGTTTGCTATCCGGGCGGGATCTGTGGATTTGGGGGGCGGGGCGTCCCACGCGGGTGCGGGCGGAACAACTGACGGGACACGGGATGCGGATTAGCGGATATATTGATATTGACCCCAGGAAGGCGGGGCGAAGATTTCAAGGTCGCGTGACGGTGTTGCCGCCGGACATTCCCGCGCGGGAAACGGCGTTTGTGGCCGGCTATGTCGCCAAACGTGGCGCGCGGGAATTGATTCGCGCACAGTTGTGCGCGCGCGGTTTTGTGGAAGGCCGGGATTTTTTGATGGCGGCGTAG
- a CDS encoding Xaa-Pro peptidase family protein: protein MKRENLLMVADSERDANMLYAVDMFVPDPFIYMRLKDQGYVVMNDLEIERARKESRQNRVLSLSRYQQAALRNGDGRPSLAQVICMVMRERRIKKVFVPESFPFGLARELRRLGVKVKIKDGLCFPERAFKRADEVKKISAALVMAEVGLAEAMQALRNSKIGRNRQLMYRHAPLTAERLRAIIHTAVFQAGGTPCHTIVAGGRQGCDPHEEGHGTLRAHEPIVVDVFPRSQKTGYFGDITRTVVKGRASERIRGMYQSVAAAQELAFKHLRNKTVCATAHEAVVSFFDNQGYKTGRKNGMMHGFFHATGHGVGLEIHEAPRIGVQSRDVLRPGHVVTVEPGLYYPELGGVRLEDVALVTGNGPKNLTKFEKVLEI, encoded by the coding sequence ATGAAACGGGAAAATTTATTAATGGTGGCCGATAGCGAACGCGATGCGAACATGCTCTACGCGGTGGACATGTTCGTGCCGGACCCGTTTATTTACATGCGTCTGAAGGATCAGGGGTACGTGGTGATGAACGACCTAGAAATTGAGCGCGCGCGGAAAGAATCGCGCCAGAACCGCGTGTTATCACTCAGCCGCTATCAGCAGGCAGCGTTGCGTAATGGGGACGGACGCCCCAGCCTGGCCCAGGTCATTTGCATGGTTATGCGGGAGCGCCGCATCAAGAAGGTGTTTGTGCCCGAGAGCTTCCCATTTGGGTTGGCACGCGAGTTGCGGCGGCTTGGGGTGAAGGTGAAAATCAAGGATGGACTGTGTTTCCCCGAGCGCGCGTTTAAACGGGCCGATGAGGTGAAGAAAATCAGCGCCGCCCTGGTCATGGCGGAAGTGGGGTTGGCCGAGGCGATGCAGGCGTTGCGCAATAGCAAGATTGGGCGCAACCGTCAATTGATGTATCGCCATGCGCCCCTGACTGCGGAGCGGCTGCGCGCCATCATTCATACTGCCGTGTTTCAGGCGGGCGGTACGCCCTGTCACACAATTGTGGCGGGCGGGCGTCAGGGGTGCGATCCGCATGAGGAGGGGCATGGAACACTCCGCGCCCACGAACCGATCGTGGTGGATGTGTTTCCGCGCTCGCAGAAAACCGGTTACTTTGGAGATATCACCCGCACGGTGGTCAAGGGGCGGGCCAGTGAGAGAATCCGGGGTATGTACCAATCAGTGGCGGCCGCCCAAGAACTCGCCTTCAAACACTTGCGCAATAAAACGGTCTGCGCGACGGCACACGAGGCGGTGGTGTCCTTTTTTGACAACCAGGGTTACAAGACCGGGCGAAAAAATGGCATGATGCATGGATTTTTTCACGCCACCGGGCATGGGGTGGGATTGGAAATACACGAAGCCCCGCGGATTGGCGTGCAGAGCCGAGATGTTTTGCGGCCCGGCCATGTGGTCACAGTCGAACCGGGGCTTTATTATCCGGAACTGGGCGGTGTCCGGTTGGAGGATGTTGCTTTGGTCACGGGCAACGGCCCAAAAAACCTGACGAAATTTGAAAAAGTATTGGAAATTTGA
- the rpmI gene encoding 50S ribosomal protein L35 → MRRPKGIKTNKSVAKRFKITATGKVLRTRAGRRHLLQTKGPGRRRNLGKRAVVDSTDTQRILKALPFSHRG, encoded by the coding sequence ATGCGTCGTCCGAAAGGAATCAAAACGAATAAGTCAGTGGCCAAGCGTTTTAAAATAACGGCCACGGGTAAAGTGCTGCGTACGCGTGCCGGACGTCGTCACTTACTGCAGACCAAAGGCCCAGGCCGTCGCCGGAATTTAGGCAAGCGAGCGGTGGTGGACTCGACGGATACTCAACGTATCCTGAAGGCGCTGCCGTTTAGTCACCGAGGCTAG
- the rplT gene encoding 50S ribosomal protein L20, with amino-acid sequence MRVTNAPASRKRRIRMIKAAKGFRMRRSKLYRYASDAVDHGRQYAYRDRRRKKREFRYLWQARINAAARAAGITYSRFIEGLKAAKVALDRKIISDLAATDAGAFGELVKIAQNALKTKGVKA; translated from the coding sequence ATGCGAGTTACCAACGCACCCGCCTCTCGTAAACGCCGTATCCGGATGATTAAGGCCGCCAAAGGCTTCCGGATGCGCCGCTCCAAACTGTATCGTTACGCCTCAGATGCCGTGGATCATGGCCGCCAGTACGCGTATCGGGATCGCCGCCGTAAAAAACGCGAATTCCGTTATCTCTGGCAGGCCCGCATCAATGCGGCTGCCCGTGCCGCTGGCATCACCTATAGCCGTTTCATCGAGGGGCTGAAGGCCGCCAAGGTGGCGCTGGACCGCAAGATCATTTCCGACCTTGCCGCCACGGATGCCGGGGCGTTTGGCGAACTGGTTAAGATCGCTCAGAATGCGCTCAAGACCAAGGGCGTCAAGGCCTAG
- the pheS gene encoding phenylalanine--tRNA ligase subunit alpha, translating to MSFLDQIEPVKQAAMAEFANATDLALLEQIKGAYLGGGGKFTALMKLLGALPKEEKPAAGKAVNLAKTELEAALAARRSELELKAALPKEPTDFTLPGRRRAFGRLHPLTQVTEDIVKSFRKIGFVVADGPEVEGEYHCFDALNTPADHPARDSQDTFYLEAANRPLLRTHTSSVQIRVMEKMPPPIRIVVPGRVYRRDNADATHNPTFHQIEGLYVDKNVTVGDLKGTVEFVFKELLGQDVKIRFRPHYFSYTEPSFEIDFSSALVKKMGKEWLEIAGCGMVHPQVFTNVGYDPEQWTGWAFGFGIERIAMIRYGINDIRLFYENDTRFLRQF from the coding sequence ATGAGTTTTCTGGATCAAATTGAACCGGTTAAACAGGCGGCCATGGCGGAATTCGCAAACGCCACTGACCTTGCGCTGCTCGAACAAATCAAAGGCGCCTATCTGGGCGGTGGCGGAAAGTTCACGGCACTAATGAAACTTCTGGGCGCGTTGCCCAAGGAGGAAAAGCCTGCCGCCGGAAAAGCTGTCAATCTGGCCAAGACGGAATTGGAAGCTGCGCTGGCCGCGCGTCGCAGTGAACTTGAATTAAAGGCCGCCCTGCCCAAGGAACCGACGGATTTCACCCTGCCGGGGCGCCGTCGCGCTTTTGGACGTTTGCATCCGCTGACCCAGGTCACCGAGGATATTGTCAAAAGCTTTCGCAAAATCGGCTTTGTCGTTGCTGATGGGCCGGAGGTTGAGGGCGAGTATCATTGCTTTGACGCGCTGAACACCCCGGCGGATCACCCGGCCCGCGATTCACAGGACACCTTCTACCTGGAGGCGGCAAATCGCCCTTTGTTGCGCACGCACACTTCCTCGGTCCAGATTCGCGTGATGGAGAAAATGCCGCCGCCGATTCGCATTGTGGTGCCCGGACGCGTGTATCGGCGGGACAACGCGGATGCCACGCACAATCCAACGTTCCATCAGATTGAAGGCTTGTATGTGGATAAAAACGTCACGGTGGGGGATCTCAAAGGGACGGTGGAATTTGTCTTCAAGGAACTGTTAGGGCAGGATGTGAAGATTCGATTCCGTCCGCATTATTTCAGCTATACCGAGCCGAGTTTCGAGATTGATTTTAGCAGCGCGCTAGTCAAAAAGATGGGCAAGGAATGGCTGGAGATTGCCGGCTGTGGTATGGTGCATCCACAGGTGTTCACCAATGTGGGTTACGATCCGGAACAGTGGACCGGCTGGGCGTTTGGCTTCGGCATCGAACGCATTGCCATGATTCGTTACGGCATCAACGACATCCGTCTCTTTTACGAAAACGACACCCGTTTTCTACGGCAGTTCTAG
- a CDS encoding ATP-binding protein: MALPLTKGHLKQIACGLEDPNSQGKLTTEIERLEFEFKTELARLEARYLGMDKHPDMVASLANITSLIRVIWCRVAEFEHRKQAAEIWESPTIEEVRRSLVEFLDAMQRNAKGRYRVVLESENKLAGDYRVALEIRSTHGSRITLPPIMQDVTRDLLANARKYTPPGGTIQVHLIQDDPALRLVVSDNGRGIPETELDKVVDFGYRASNVRDIPTKGGGFGLTKAYWVTKRLGGRFWIQSILGQGTQITIHIPMPS, encoded by the coding sequence ATGGCCTTGCCGCTGACCAAAGGGCATTTGAAACAAATTGCCTGTGGATTGGAGGATCCCAATTCACAGGGGAAACTCACCACAGAAATTGAACGGCTTGAATTCGAGTTCAAGACTGAATTGGCCAGGTTGGAAGCTCGCTACCTGGGGATGGACAAACATCCGGACATGGTCGCATCCCTAGCCAATATTACTTCCTTGATTCGCGTGATTTGGTGTCGCGTGGCTGAATTTGAACATCGAAAGCAGGCTGCGGAGATATGGGAATCGCCAACCATTGAGGAGGTTCGACGGAGCCTAGTGGAATTTCTGGATGCCATGCAGCGTAATGCCAAAGGACGTTATCGCGTTGTTCTTGAAAGTGAGAATAAACTGGCTGGGGATTATCGGGTGGCTTTGGAAATTCGCAGCACACATGGTTCCCGCATCACCTTGCCTCCGATTATGCAGGACGTAACCCGTGATCTGCTGGCGAATGCCCGCAAGTACACTCCGCCAGGTGGTACAATTCAGGTTCATTTGATTCAGGATGATCCAGCATTGCGCTTGGTCGTGAGTGACAATGGACGCGGAATACCCGAAACAGAATTGGATAAAGTGGTGGATTTTGGCTATCGTGCTTCAAATGTCAGGGACATCCCGACCAAAGGTGGCGGTTTTGGACTGACCAAGGCATATTGGGTTACCAAACGGTTGGGCGGCAGATTCTGGATTCAATCCATTTTGGGTCAAGGTACGCAAATTACGATCCATATTCCCATGCCAAGTTAA
- a CDS encoding type II secretion system protein yields MKLQTSRQSAFTLVEIMIVVAIIGLLAAIAIPNFVKARTTAQKNACINNLRQIDGAKEQWALENKKTSSDTPVDSDLIGATTYIKQAPSCPGAGTYSFNAVGTKPTCSAATSDHTL; encoded by the coding sequence ATGAAACTGCAAACCTCGCGCCAGAGCGCCTTCACATTGGTAGAAATCATGATCGTTGTGGCGATCATCGGCTTATTGGCCGCCATCGCCATTCCGAACTTCGTGAAAGCCCGCACCACGGCCCAGAAGAATGCCTGCATCAACAACTTGCGGCAGATTGATGGTGCCAAGGAACAGTGGGCGCTCGAAAACAAGAAAACCTCGTCCGACACCCCTGTGGACAGCGATCTGATCGGGGCCACCACGTATATCAAACAGGCACCGTCCTGCCCGGGTGCCGGCACGTATTCGTTCAATGCCGTCGGGACCAAGCCGACCTGCAGTGCCGCAACCAGCGATCATACCCTGTAA
- a CDS encoding prepilin-type N-terminal cleavage/methylation domain-containing protein, with protein MIAKRYWSSQAFTLIEIMIVVAIIGVLVTTALPSFMHARVSAQTRACGNNLKQMDAAKQMWGMENGKSSADVPTESDLIGATLYLRKWPSCPAGGTYQFNAVGVPSTCTEIGHTLTP; from the coding sequence ATGATCGCTAAGCGTTATTGGTCCAGTCAAGCGTTCACTTTGATTGAGATAATGATCGTCGTGGCCATTATCGGCGTGCTGGTGACGACCGCCTTGCCGTCCTTTATGCATGCGCGTGTTAGCGCGCAAACCCGTGCGTGCGGGAATAACTTGAAACAAATGGATGCCGCGAAACAGATGTGGGGAATGGAAAATGGGAAAAGCTCGGCGGACGTGCCGACTGAAAGTGATCTGATTGGCGCTACGCTCTATTTGCGGAAGTGGCCTAGTTGTCCGGCAGGAGGGACGTACCAGTTTAACGCTGTAGGGGTGCCTTCGACGTGTACAGAAATTGGACATACTTTGACTCCCTGA
- the xrtU gene encoding exosortase U has product MAVLPKSVVANGDEDGPTGEGGAHQYRWVLLNGLLLLLAFGPALMTYGRDLWNRSHYQFFPAAIAGALLLARRQLIEMEDKPALQPTSPGMAKTFFAGALLLLVVGTVWWSPWLGYIAALVTSAAILIMVGGGALLRKLMPPLLLLAILIHPPLNLDREFALWLRGVAIRFSSCLLDTMQVSHYVSGTVIEIPGFSMLVEEACSGITSIFTVMAMALFHGLWKKRHPVHIALVVITAMSLVVLGNVFRISLGAYLTLRCDVNLLSGWAHEILGLLMFGFYLAAILSVDRLLLCGQRDTRQETEKAMDAWESQFNMHQISHQLSQAAIHAFSERWFFRMMLVYAGVGLIQFALLVTDAWPRYATPLAVFGPSLKPDAPLVLPVTLAGWKQLTDDPETQSRPGLMEIAAMNSKLWTFYKDRMVCVVALSYPYPGFHDLGVCYAGRGWELSEPVYRTEGTSAEKTIIEFDMTKKPVTSAFLLYGAFSEDGHWHPPDLTQRLLTRLGISLSGHAQAMTYQVQLLCINYHTLSPSEKAQALKLFLGTRQLLLQQVLTQLRRPPAAKSSVLPEPSTARRP; this is encoded by the coding sequence ATGGCTGTTTTACCAAAAAGTGTGGTCGCAAACGGGGATGAAGATGGGCCAACTGGTGAGGGGGGGGCGCACCAGTACCGTTGGGTACTGCTGAACGGGCTGCTTTTATTGCTGGCTTTTGGGCCAGCATTGATGACCTATGGCCGTGACTTGTGGAATCGCAGCCATTATCAGTTTTTTCCCGCTGCCATCGCTGGTGCGTTGCTATTGGCACGCCGCCAATTGATTGAAATGGAGGATAAGCCGGCGCTGCAGCCAACTTCACCCGGCATGGCGAAAACATTTTTTGCCGGTGCATTGTTGCTATTGGTGGTGGGGACGGTTTGGTGGTCGCCCTGGCTTGGATACATAGCGGCCTTGGTCACAAGCGCCGCGATCCTGATCATGGTGGGTGGTGGTGCTTTGCTGAGGAAACTCATGCCGCCTTTGTTGCTGCTGGCCATCTTGATTCACCCACCGCTCAACTTGGATCGGGAATTTGCACTTTGGTTGCGGGGTGTGGCGATCCGCTTCAGCAGTTGCCTGCTGGATACCATGCAGGTGTCGCACTATGTTTCGGGCACGGTTATTGAAATTCCTGGATTCAGCATGTTGGTCGAGGAAGCGTGCAGTGGCATCACTTCGATTTTCACGGTCATGGCCATGGCGTTATTCCATGGTTTGTGGAAGAAACGGCATCCCGTGCATATCGCCCTCGTGGTGATAACGGCAATGAGCCTGGTGGTGTTGGGTAATGTTTTTCGGATCAGTTTGGGTGCGTATTTGACGCTGCGTTGCGATGTGAATTTGCTTTCAGGATGGGCGCATGAAATTCTCGGGCTGCTTATGTTTGGGTTTTACCTGGCCGCGATTCTTAGTGTGGACCGCCTATTGCTTTGCGGGCAGCGCGACACGCGCCAGGAGACGGAGAAAGCCATGGACGCCTGGGAATCGCAATTCAACATGCACCAAATATCTCACCAGTTGTCACAAGCCGCCATTCACGCGTTTTCGGAGCGATGGTTTTTCAGAATGATGCTGGTTTATGCGGGAGTAGGGCTGATTCAATTTGCTTTGTTGGTGACGGACGCGTGGCCACGCTACGCCACCCCGCTGGCGGTATTTGGCCCCAGTCTGAAACCGGATGCGCCTTTGGTGTTGCCGGTAACCCTTGCTGGTTGGAAACAATTAACCGATGACCCGGAGACACAGTCGCGTCCGGGCTTGATGGAAATCGCGGCGATGAACTCCAAGTTGTGGACTTTTTACAAAGATCGGATGGTATGTGTGGTGGCATTGAGTTATCCCTACCCGGGTTTTCATGATTTGGGCGTTTGTTATGCGGGCCGCGGATGGGAACTTAGCGAACCGGTATATCGAACCGAAGGAACGTCCGCTGAAAAAACGATCATCGAATTCGATATGACCAAAAAGCCGGTTACCAGCGCCTTTTTGCTCTATGGAGCCTTTTCCGAGGATGGCCACTGGCATCCCCCTGATCTGACCCAACGCTTGCTGACCAGGTTGGGAATCTCGTTGAGCGGACATGCCCAAGCGATGACGTATCAGGTGCAACTTTTATGCATCAACTATCATACGCTTAGTCCCTCCGAGAAGGCGCAGGCGCTCAAGCTCTTTTTGGGAACGCGACAACTCCTGCTTCAGCAAGTGCTGACTCAGTTGAGGCGGCCACCGGCGGCCAAGTCCAGCGTGCTCCCCGAACCATCCACCGCGCGCCGCCCATGA
- a CDS encoding tetratricopeptide repeat protein — MILFFTDEFMERLTAWCRTWRVGFWLQLFPAMAAGIGWLLVAVIMALHSPARVEARYIRMADEALAGEDYVNARMASERLLKLDSREREAHVLRLAKSLAGQGNVEMALAVATQVAPEGKPGFLPARLFIARTILGIHDANPKYLALAEKHLKQVLAVVPDSDEAQLLLGQFYWRVRDWNQALTQLQLVYPKRPEAALKLCSVYLALNNPEEARRWAVLAAAHFQGEAQKQPKEWLPRLQWSEAELMQTQYVKALKILDEGLQLAEHKAYHQFAVRIYSEMVLNQLNQSPTNLVERLQLLQQGLAHDPQNEFLLMQLIRLTLEEGGKEGPAQMYLKQLYQNAQNKAVINYCCGMDAWRRNDLQDARVYLIGAYNRDPDNPIVANNLAYLYGFGNPPDPARGLDMIQRVVGAHPESPVFRETRGQLLVKLQKWPEAVSDLEFARRYFTNSPALFSSLAEVYQQLGKTELSRQYQRLAESMKQP, encoded by the coding sequence ATGATTCTATTTTTCACCGATGAGTTCATGGAACGGCTAACGGCTTGGTGCCGAACCTGGCGGGTGGGTTTTTGGTTGCAACTATTTCCAGCGATGGCCGCCGGGATTGGCTGGCTGTTGGTCGCCGTAATCATGGCGCTCCATTCGCCAGCGCGGGTGGAAGCGCGTTACATCAGAATGGCAGATGAAGCCCTGGCCGGCGAGGATTACGTGAACGCCCGCATGGCCAGCGAGCGGCTGTTGAAATTGGACAGCCGGGAACGCGAGGCGCACGTGCTGCGATTGGCAAAAAGTCTGGCCGGACAGGGGAATGTGGAAATGGCTTTGGCGGTGGCGACCCAAGTGGCGCCGGAGGGGAAGCCTGGTTTTCTGCCCGCCCGCTTGTTCATCGCCCGGACCATCCTGGGCATCCACGATGCGAATCCCAAATATTTGGCGCTGGCTGAAAAGCATCTCAAGCAGGTGTTAGCCGTTGTCCCTGATTCCGATGAAGCGCAGTTGTTGTTGGGACAATTCTATTGGCGGGTGCGCGACTGGAACCAAGCGCTGACGCAATTACAGCTTGTGTATCCCAAACGCCCCGAGGCTGCCTTGAAGTTATGCTCGGTTTACCTCGCCTTGAACAATCCGGAAGAAGCCCGGCGGTGGGCGGTCCTGGCGGCCGCGCATTTTCAGGGCGAGGCGCAAAAGCAACCCAAGGAGTGGCTGCCGCGGTTGCAATGGTCGGAAGCGGAGCTGATGCAAACTCAGTACGTCAAGGCACTGAAAATACTGGACGAGGGTCTGCAATTGGCCGAGCACAAAGCATACCATCAGTTTGCCGTGAGAATTTACTCCGAAATGGTGTTAAACCAGCTTAACCAATCGCCCACCAACCTGGTGGAACGCTTGCAATTGCTTCAGCAAGGGCTGGCCCATGACCCGCAAAACGAATTTCTGCTCATGCAACTGATCCGGCTGACCCTTGAAGAAGGGGGAAAAGAGGGGCCAGCCCAGATGTATTTAAAGCAGCTATACCAGAATGCACAAAACAAGGCGGTGATCAACTATTGTTGCGGCATGGATGCCTGGCGGAGGAATGATTTGCAAGACGCGCGCGTCTATCTGATTGGCGCCTATAACCGGGATCCGGATAATCCGATTGTGGCCAATAATCTCGCCTACCTCTACGGTTTTGGCAATCCACCCGATCCCGCGCGTGGTTTGGACATGATCCAACGGGTAGTGGGCGCGCATCCGGAATCACCGGTCTTTCGCGAAACGCGGGGACAACTGCTGGTCAAGCTTCAGAAATGGCCGGAGGCCGTCAGTGACCTGGAGTTTGCCCGCCGCTATTTTACCAATAGCCCCGCGTTGTTCTCCTCGTTGGCGGAGGTATATCAACAACTGGGAAAAACCGAATTGAGCCGCCAATATCAGCGCCTGGCCGAATCCATGAAGCAGCCGTAG
- a CDS encoding glycosyltransferase family 2 protein, with the protein MSINHQALDIHSNTEIAPCLAVVVPVYNEAQTVVSLLEAVLEQRPVLEVVVVDDGSQDGTWQVLQPLAQKEPRIKLFQHARNQGKGAALRTGFSKATAPFVIVQDADLEYDPAEYYLLLKPILAGKADVVFGSRFLGFGAHRVLYFWHSLGNWLLTLCSNMATNLNLTDMETCYKVFRREIIQKITIEENRFGFEPEITAKVSKLEVRIYETPISYYGRTYAEGKKIGWKDGCRAMWCIFKYNFFR; encoded by the coding sequence ATGAGCATTAATCATCAGGCGCTGGATATCCACTCCAACACGGAGATTGCTCCGTGTCTTGCAGTCGTGGTGCCAGTTTATAATGAAGCCCAGACCGTGGTTTCCCTTTTGGAAGCCGTGCTGGAACAGCGTCCGGTTCTGGAAGTGGTGGTGGTGGATGATGGCTCGCAGGACGGCACCTGGCAGGTATTGCAGCCGCTGGCCCAAAAAGAACCGCGGATCAAACTGTTTCAACACGCCAGAAATCAAGGCAAAGGAGCGGCGTTGCGCACCGGCTTTTCCAAGGCCACTGCACCCTTTGTCATCGTGCAGGATGCCGACCTCGAGTATGATCCTGCCGAGTATTATCTGCTGTTGAAACCCATTCTGGCAGGCAAGGCGGATGTGGTTTTTGGCTCGCGTTTTCTGGGTTTTGGCGCACATCGCGTGCTGTATTTCTGGCACTCCCTCGGCAATTGGCTTCTGACCCTGTGTTCCAACATGGCCACCAATCTGAACCTGACCGATATGGAAACCTGCTACAAGGTGTTTCGACGGGAGATCATTCAGAAGATTACCATTGAGGAAAACCGGTTTGGGTTTGAACCGGAAATCACCGCCAAGGTCAGCAAGCTGGAGGTGCGTATTTACGAGACGCCCATCTCTTATTATGGCCGCACGTATGCGGAAGGCAAAAAAATCGGCTGGAAGGATGGCTGCCGTGCCATGTGGTGCATCTTTAAGTACAACTTTTTTCGCTAG
- a CDS encoding methyltransferase domain-containing protein: protein MASNPPRVVPSSEFEFDALGEAHNYRRALIQEFGAFLKGRVIDAGAGIGQVTELLQRQAGVCEVLAVEPELTFCQAIEQHLPGVKVFHGTVANLPPTTSCNVLVCINVLEHIQDDAGALREFNRILAKERGVLCLFVPAGPEIFTPLDRKYGHYRRYSKSELKRKLEVAGFELLRLDYYNFPGYLAWWLLFRVFRLRRLRAGGVKLFDRYLFPVIHWFERRIARPPCGQSLIGVARPKP from the coding sequence ATGGCATCCAATCCGCCCAGGGTGGTACCGAGTTCCGAATTTGAATTCGATGCGTTGGGGGAAGCCCATAATTATCGGCGAGCATTAATCCAGGAGTTTGGGGCGTTCCTGAAGGGGAGGGTGATTGATGCCGGGGCGGGGATAGGCCAGGTGACCGAGTTGCTTCAGCGGCAGGCTGGCGTATGCGAGGTGCTGGCAGTGGAACCAGAACTGACTTTTTGTCAGGCGATTGAACAACATCTGCCAGGCGTTAAAGTGTTTCATGGCACAGTCGCAAACCTACCGCCCACGACTTCCTGCAACGTCCTGGTTTGCATCAACGTGCTGGAGCATATTCAAGATGATGCAGGCGCATTGCGGGAGTTCAACCGTATTCTGGCCAAGGAGCGGGGCGTACTGTGTCTGTTTGTACCCGCCGGCCCGGAAATTTTTACGCCCCTAGATCGTAAATATGGGCATTACCGCCGCTATTCCAAATCGGAGTTAAAGCGAAAATTGGAAGTGGCGGGCTTTGAACTCTTGCGCTTGGATTATTACAATTTTCCCGGATACCTCGCTTGGTGGCTGTTATTTCGGGTGTTTCGCCTGCGACGACTGAGGGCCGGCGGAGTGAAGTTGTTTGACCGCTATTTATTTCCCGTGATACATTGGTTTGAACGAAGGATTGCACGACCGCCCTGCGGACAAAGTCTGATCGGTGTTGCGCGTCCGAAGCCATGA